Proteins encoded in a region of the Oscillospiraceae bacterium MB24-C1 genome:
- a CDS encoding FMN-binding protein, with the protein MLKTRKRLLIAVSVIAFMLLALAIVFVNFISLAKKGEEILSNTTFSDITLSAIADGSYTGEFGAGPVYVKAQVTVKNGVMTEIMLLEHDNGKGSAAEGIVDKMLQSQTTNVDLVSGATYSSKVIRKAVENALLRQ; encoded by the coding sequence ATGCTTAAAACACGAAAAAGGCTCCTTATTGCTGTGTCTGTTATTGCGTTTATGTTGCTTGCACTTGCAATTGTATTTGTAAATTTTATATCTCTAGCTAAAAAAGGAGAGGAAATTCTTTCTAATACCACTTTTTCTGATATCACTCTAAGTGCCATTGCAGACGGCAGCTACACAGGCGAGTTTGGGGCGGGTCCCGTTTATGTTAAAGCTCAGGTGACAGTCAAAAATGGGGTTATGACTGAAATCATGTTGCTAGAGCATGATAATGGAAAAGGCTCAGCCGCCGAAGGTATCGTGGATAAGATGTTACAAAGCCAAACAACAAATGTCGATCTTGTCAGTGGCGCAACATACTCCAGCAAAGTAATCCGAAAAGCGGTTGAAAATGCTTTGCTAAGACAATAA
- a CDS encoding flavodoxin domain-containing protein, with amino-acid sequence MNVQILYATMTGHSKKIAHRIADEIGAPTHDLKKNPKIPPCDLLFIVSGIYGGESKQELLNYVKQLSPSQIKKVALLTSSTRNIAQGSLRQTLTDVGLNLVGKEFLCQGSFLFKAMGHPNKAEITSALEFVRKQIKETQNA; translated from the coding sequence ATGAATGTACAAATTCTATACGCGACAATGACTGGCCACAGCAAGAAAATCGCACACCGAATTGCAGATGAGATAGGTGCTCCGACACACGACCTAAAGAAAAACCCTAAAATCCCTCCCTGCGACCTGCTTTTTATTGTAAGTGGCATTTATGGCGGAGAAAGCAAGCAAGAACTTCTTAACTATGTCAAACAACTTTCTCCGAGTCAAATTAAAAAGGTGGCGCTTTTGACCTCATCCACAAGAAATATCGCACAGGGTAGTCTTCGCCAAACTCTAACAGATGTGGGGCTTAACCTTGTGGGCAAAGAGTTTCTTTGCCAGGGCAGCTTTTTATTTAAGGCAATGGGGCATCCGAACAAGGCTGAAATAACATCTGCACTTGAATTTGTACGAAAGCAAATTAAGGAGACCCAAAATGCTTAA
- a CDS encoding MarR family transcriptional regulator, with protein sequence MYDLEKLDKRKFVFGNIFLLSNRLQTVMDRTTDELTAKQWFVLMVLEMFEEPPTLKMLADMYDSSHQNIKQLVLKLEKKGFVRVEDDPTDRRTMRIVATAKCQQWDEENKAITEDFLNRMFNHLTAEEIETLRTVQQKIYTNLGNMKEH encoded by the coding sequence ATGTATGATTTAGAAAAACTAGATAAAAGGAAATTTGTTTTCGGGAACATTTTTTTGCTTTCTAATCGTCTACAAACTGTCATGGATCGGACTACTGACGAATTGACAGCCAAGCAGTGGTTTGTACTTATGGTGCTCGAAATGTTTGAAGAGCCCCCTACCCTCAAGATGCTTGCTGACATGTACGATAGCTCCCACCAAAACATAAAGCAGCTGGTTTTAAAGCTTGAGAAGAAGGGCTTTGTGCGGGTAGAGGACGATCCCACAGACCGCCGCACCATGCGTATTGTTGCAACTGCAAAATGTCAGCAATGGGATGAAGAAAACAAAGCAATTACAGAGGATTTTTTAAACAGAATGTTTAACCACCTAACGGCCGAAGAAATAGAAACGCTGCGCACAGTACAGCAAAAAATCTATACAAACCTTGGGAATATGAAGGAGCATTGA
- a CDS encoding ATP-binding cassette domain-containing protein, whose product MTLTADSLTVRFGEQIVLQDFSHCFESGITCILGPSGCGKTTLLRALMGLTPADGGRVFCDITNPKKSVMFQENRLCENMSAISNLRFVCPHRTKAEMEQALTKAGLGGSLYHPVRNLSGGMQRRVALTRALLADFDLLFLDEPFTGLDDNTRDHLLPLITQYADGKTVLLVTHDEAVAKKLGAQILRLV is encoded by the coding sequence ATGACGCTCACCGCCGACTCGTTGACCGTCCGCTTTGGCGAACAAATCGTCCTGCAAGATTTCTCCCACTGTTTTGAATCGGGCATAACCTGTATTCTGGGTCCCTCAGGCTGTGGAAAAACCACGCTGCTGCGCGCATTGATGGGGTTGACCCCTGCCGATGGGGGGCGGGTGTTCTGTGATATTACGAACCCTAAAAAAAGCGTTATGTTCCAGGAAAACCGCCTTTGCGAGAATATGAGCGCCATCTCGAACCTCCGTTTTGTCTGCCCTCATCGGACAAAAGCGGAAATGGAACAGGCCCTGACAAAAGCCGGTCTTGGTGGCAGCCTCTATCATCCGGTGCGCAATTTAAGCGGCGGCATGCAGCGCCGCGTGGCGCTTACCCGCGCATTGTTGGCCGATTTTGACCTTTTGTTTTTAGACGAACCCTTCACCGGGTTAGATGACAACACGCGCGACCACCTGCTGCCCTTGATCACGCAGTATGCCGACGGAAAAACAGTACTGCTGGTGACCCACGACGAAGCGGTTGCCAAAAAGCTAGGCGCGCAGATTCTGCGGCTCGTCTGA
- a CDS encoding ABC transporter permease subunit has protein sequence MKTSTLSASPVQKALLKAAAVLFWLLLWQLGSMALSQALLLASPVTVLKRLAVLVLEPTFWHTVAFSFIRIAAGFFAALISGALLAAIAARFELFYTLLSPLMAVIKASPVASFIILLLIWVPSHSLSIAISFMMALPIIYINLCEGLYATDPAMLELADVFGVPTARRVRYLYLSQLLPYLRSACAVSIGLCWKSGIAAEVIGIPKGSVGERLYQAKIYLDTPDLFAWTVVIVLLSMLFGWLFLSALDALVRRIERM, from the coding sequence ATGAAAACTTCTACTTTGTCGGCTAGCCCTGTCCAAAAAGCGCTTTTAAAGGCGGCTGCGGTGCTGTTTTGGCTGCTGCTGTGGCAGTTGGGCAGCATGGCGCTTTCACAGGCGTTGCTGCTGGCTTCGCCCGTCACGGTACTCAAACGGCTGGCGGTGCTGGTGCTGGAACCTACATTCTGGCACACCGTCGCCTTCTCATTTATCCGAATTGCCGCCGGCTTTTTTGCCGCCCTAATCTCCGGCGCGCTGCTGGCGGCGATTGCGGCACGGTTTGAACTGTTTTACACGCTGCTCTCGCCGCTCATGGCGGTTATTAAGGCCTCGCCAGTTGCGTCGTTTATCATTCTGTTGCTCATCTGGGTGCCGTCGCATAGCCTTTCGATCGCCATATCGTTCATGATGGCACTACCGATCATCTACATCAACCTGTGCGAGGGGTTGTATGCGACCGACCCCGCCATGCTGGAATTAGCCGACGTTTTTGGCGTTCCAACTGCGCGACGGGTGCGCTATTTGTACCTATCACAGCTGCTGCCCTATCTGCGCTCGGCCTGTGCCGTCTCAATCGGGTTGTGCTGGAAATCTGGAATCGCCGCCGAAGTCATCGGCATCCCAAAGGGCTCTGTCGGAGAGCGGTTATATCAGGCCAAAATTTATCTCGACACCCCCGATCTCTTCGCGTGGACGGTGGTCATTGTGCTGTTAAGCATGCTGTTTGGCTGGCTATTTTTGTCGGCGCTCGACGCTCTCGTCCGCCGCATAGAAAGGATGTGA
- a CDS encoding ABC transporter substrate-binding protein: protein MKKLIPLVLALTLIFCGCGAASSSVAPSLPATSDVTSSTAPSQTEPAAPITVAALKGPTAMGMVKLMADDADQNRYAFNIAGAVDEITPKLVQGDIQIAAVPANLASVLYNNTKGQVQVLAINTLGVLYIVENGEDIHTVEDLRGKTILSAGKGATPEYALNFMLEQNGIDPEKDVTIEYKAEHAECAAVLDVKEKTIAMLPQPFVTAAQMKNNEIRVTLDLNREWAQAQEKPSSLITGVVVARTDFIKTNPQAVADFLTAYKASVDYVTDPNNIEAASDLVAHYEIVSSAIAQKAIPQCNITFIAGEEMRERLSGYLAILFDQNPKAVGGALPDENFYFVG, encoded by the coding sequence ATGAAGAAACTGATTCCCCTTGTACTGGCGCTCACCCTTATATTCTGCGGCTGCGGTGCCGCTTCGTCCTCTGTGGCGCCGTCTTTGCCCGCGACTTCGGACGTCACCTCTTCGACGGCCCCCTCCCAGACCGAACCTGCCGCACCGATTACGGTTGCTGCGCTCAAGGGTCCCACAGCTATGGGCATGGTCAAACTAATGGCTGATGACGCAGACCAAAACCGTTACGCCTTCAACATTGCGGGCGCGGTGGATGAAATTACACCTAAACTGGTGCAGGGCGACATTCAGATCGCCGCCGTTCCCGCCAACCTCGCCTCAGTTCTCTACAACAACACCAAGGGGCAGGTACAGGTGCTGGCCATCAACACACTGGGTGTCCTTTACATCGTCGAAAATGGCGAGGATATCCACACCGTTGAGGATCTGCGCGGCAAGACCATCTTGTCGGCAGGCAAGGGCGCCACACCCGAATATGCACTGAACTTTATGCTGGAGCAGAACGGTATCGACCCCGAAAAGGACGTCACCATCGAGTATAAAGCTGAGCACGCCGAGTGTGCGGCGGTGCTGGATGTGAAGGAAAAGACGATCGCCATGCTGCCGCAGCCCTTTGTCACCGCAGCCCAGATGAAAAACAACGAGATTCGCGTGACCCTCGACCTCAACCGCGAGTGGGCGCAAGCGCAGGAGAAGCCCTCGTCGCTCATAACCGGTGTCGTGGTGGCGCGAACCGATTTTATCAAAACCAACCCCCAGGCCGTGGCAGATTTTCTGACCGCGTATAAAGCCTCGGTCGACTATGTTACCGACCCCAACAACATCGAGGCCGCGTCCGACCTTGTGGCGCACTACGAAATTGTGTCGTCTGCCATCGCACAAAAGGCCATTCCCCAATGCAACATCACCTTTATTGCGGGTGAGGAAATGCGCGAGCGTTTAAGTGGCTATCTCGCCATCCTCTTTGACCAGAACCCCAAGGCTGTGGGAGGGGCTTTGCCCGATGAAAACTTCTACTTTGTCGGCTAG
- a CDS encoding Crp/Fnr family transcriptional regulator: MTKAQIKAAVTACPLFFDCEFDENALSAQSFKRGEPVEDTLDGEPVLGVIAKGRVGVFGISPGESEVSLSSLGAGEVFGISNLFTQNELETRLVCRERTEIVFVPKQAFLQMLSVSPALAERYMTILNGKIRFLIRRIALLTAHSGRAKLADYLLTNADRQNTVRLGCSKEQLAKILGMSRAALFRELAALSNAGLIQVDRSCITLLDRDAFINHIKPETDE, from the coding sequence ATGACAAAGGCTCAGATCAAGGCCGCCGTCACTGCCTGCCCGTTGTTTTTTGATTGCGAATTTGATGAAAATGCACTGTCCGCACAAAGCTTTAAACGCGGGGAACCCGTCGAAGATACACTAGATGGTGAACCTGTGCTTGGCGTTATCGCCAAAGGACGCGTCGGTGTTTTTGGCATTTCGCCCGGAGAAAGCGAGGTTAGCCTTTCGAGCCTCGGCGCAGGAGAGGTCTTTGGCATCAGCAATCTGTTCACCCAAAACGAGCTTGAAACCCGTCTGGTCTGCCGCGAGCGCACCGAAATCGTTTTTGTTCCCAAACAGGCGTTTTTACAGATGCTCAGCGTCAGTCCCGCACTGGCCGAGCGGTATATGACGATTTTAAATGGCAAAATCCGCTTTTTAATTCGGCGTATTGCGCTGCTCACAGCACATTCTGGTCGGGCAAAGCTGGCGGATTATCTGCTAACCAACGCCGATCGGCAAAACACCGTGCGACTTGGCTGCTCTAAGGAACAGTTAGCAAAAATTTTAGGCATGAGCCGGGCCGCCCTGTTTAGGGAACTGGCGGCTCTTTCGAATGCAGGATTAATTCAGGTTGACCGAAGTTGCATCACGTTGCTTGACCGCGATGCGTTTATTAATCACATCAAGCCTGAAACTGATGAATAA
- a CDS encoding PfkB family carbohydrate kinase — translation MLVIGSTCVDVIIRLDHLPKTEEDLHPESQRFSVGGCAYNVANILQRAKVPLTFITPVGGQGVYGNYVKRQLDALAFPDYIDLPEAENGCCYCFVEKSGERTFVSYHGVEYTFNSAWMQPHSAKRFDLGYVCGLEIEEKTGGALIEYLETAPIETLFYAPGPTGVRIPSEKNERMYALHPILHLNASEAMALGKADSVAAAARNLIAKTQNTVIVTLGKQGVFWMNPDGKTYTLPGVSEKVVDTIGAGDSHVATTILGLCRGLPLSAALSLANRVAAAVVATEGATLSDVDFATLLG, via the coding sequence GTGCTTGTCATTGGCTCCACCTGTGTGGACGTCATTATCCGCTTAGATCATCTGCCAAAAACCGAGGAGGATTTACACCCCGAAAGCCAGCGCTTTTCGGTTGGCGGCTGTGCCTATAACGTCGCCAATATTTTGCAGCGCGCCAAAGTTCCGCTGACCTTTATCACCCCGGTGGGTGGTCAGGGCGTTTATGGCAATTACGTTAAACGCCAGCTCGACGCACTCGCCTTCCCCGATTATATCGACCTGCCCGAGGCGGAAAACGGCTGCTGCTACTGCTTTGTCGAAAAAAGCGGCGAGCGCACCTTTGTTTCGTACCACGGGGTGGAATATACCTTTAACTCCGCGTGGATGCAGCCGCACAGCGCAAAGCGCTTTGACCTTGGATACGTCTGCGGGTTGGAAATTGAGGAGAAAACTGGCGGCGCGCTGATTGAGTATCTTGAAACCGCGCCGATTGAGACGCTGTTTTACGCGCCCGGCCCTACCGGCGTGCGCATTCCGAGCGAAAAGAATGAGCGGATGTACGCGCTGCACCCCATATTGCATCTCAACGCGTCAGAAGCGATGGCGCTGGGCAAGGCCGATTCGGTCGCGGCGGCGGCACGCAATCTCATAGCCAAAACGCAGAACACTGTCATCGTCACCCTCGGCAAACAGGGCGTTTTCTGGATGAACCCAGACGGCAAAACCTACACGTTGCCGGGCGTTTCAGAAAAGGTGGTGGATACCATCGGCGCTGGCGACTCGCACGTTGCAACGACGATCTTGGGGCTGTGCCGCGGGCTACCGCTTTCGGCGGCGCTGTCGCTGGCAAATCGCGTGGCGGCTGCGGTGGTCGCAACCGAGGGCGCTACGCTGTCAGATGTGGACTTTGCAACGCTTTTGGGCTAA
- a CDS encoding amidohydrolase has product MYEQMITLSNALNDKLTACRRDFHRYPETGWLEMRTSAIIAQRLTDLGYEVLTGKQVCREGARMGLPDETELREHAEKVLQQGAPAAYLTDEMKQGYTGVVGILRCGAGPVVALRFDIDALGMQECTEDTHRPTREGFASRNAGNMHACGHDGHAAIGLGVAEVLMQLKDKLHGTVKLLFQPGEEGARGAAAMVANGLLDDVDFFAGSHIAPDNGPDDGDVTPGTYGSLATTKYDVTFKGRASHAGGFPEQGKNALVAAAAAVMALQAIPRHSGGQSRVNVGTLHAGTGRNVIPDMACMQLEVRGETTEINAYMAEMAVNACNGAALMQGCTCEMVKMGEAQGQQSDPAFIARIAALMRRHLPDLKVSSCENAQNWGSEDISIMMNRVQARGGLATYMRAMTPIASPQHTVQFDFDEVVLSKSVKIFCAIVCDLIGEN; this is encoded by the coding sequence ATGTACGAGCAAATGATAACGCTTTCCAACGCTTTAAACGATAAACTGACCGCTTGCCGGCGCGATTTTCACCGTTACCCCGAGACGGGCTGGCTTGAGATGCGCACCAGCGCCATCATCGCGCAGCGGCTGACCGATCTGGGCTACGAGGTACTCACCGGAAAACAAGTCTGTCGCGAGGGTGCGCGCATGGGTCTGCCGGACGAGACCGAGCTGCGCGAACATGCTGAAAAAGTGCTGCAACAGGGCGCACCTGCAGCCTATCTGACCGACGAGATGAAGCAGGGCTACACCGGTGTGGTTGGCATTCTGCGCTGCGGCGCGGGGCCGGTGGTCGCGCTTCGGTTTGATATTGACGCACTGGGAATGCAGGAATGCACCGAGGACACCCACCGCCCGACCCGTGAGGGCTTTGCAAGCCGAAACGCGGGTAACATGCACGCCTGTGGGCATGACGGACACGCGGCAATCGGCCTTGGCGTGGCTGAGGTGCTGATGCAGCTTAAAGACAAGCTGCACGGCACGGTGAAGCTTTTGTTCCAGCCGGGGGAAGAGGGCGCGCGCGGTGCCGCAGCCATGGTGGCCAACGGCCTGTTGGATGATGTGGATTTCTTTGCCGGTTCGCACATTGCGCCGGATAATGGCCCCGACGACGGCGACGTGACACCCGGCACCTACGGCTCCCTTGCGACGACGAAATATGACGTGACCTTTAAAGGGCGGGCGTCGCATGCGGGCGGCTTCCCCGAGCAGGGCAAAAACGCGCTGGTTGCCGCGGCTGCGGCCGTGATGGCGCTTCAGGCCATCCCACGGCACAGCGGCGGACAAAGCCGTGTCAACGTTGGCACACTGCACGCGGGAACGGGGCGAAACGTCATTCCCGACATGGCCTGCATGCAGCTCGAGGTACGCGGCGAAACGACCGAGATTAACGCCTACATGGCCGAAATGGCGGTCAACGCTTGCAACGGTGCGGCGCTGATGCAGGGCTGCACCTGTGAGATGGTCAAGATGGGCGAGGCGCAGGGTCAACAGAGCGATCCGGCCTTTATTGCGCGCATCGCGGCGTTGATGCGCCGTCATCTGCCGGATTTAAAGGTCAGCAGCTGCGAGAACGCTCAAAACTGGGGCAGCGAGGATATTTCGATCATGATGAACCGCGTTCAGGCGCGCGGCGGGCTGGCGACCTATATGCGCGCCATGACCCCTATCGCCTCGCCCCAACACACGGTGCAATTCGATTTTGACGAGGTCGTGTTGTCTAAGAGTGTCAAAATCTTCTGTGCCATTGTCTGCGACCTGATCGGCGAGAACTAA
- a CDS encoding amidohydrolase — protein sequence MSRILIDNITVLTMDQNNTVYQNGYLLTDGDKIAALGGGAFAGDNDEYIDGAGGILLPGFVNTHCHVSMMPFRSLGDDCPDRLRRFLFPLENEAMTPRLVYLAAKYGICEMLLSGTTTFLDMYYFEDEVARACEEMGIRGYLGETIIGQPTCVSETPYGGFDYQRGFLEKYRSSSRIHPIIAPHGTTTCDEAALKRAHALAVEYDTLFTLHASEMDYEMAHFAERGSTPTAFLDKIGALDARTLLAHSIHANDNDLNLIVKRGAAVAHCIASNTKAGKGIAPVKGMIERGIAVGLGTDGASSGNTLSMFDQMRMFANCHKTANRDRGLFPAKDIVRLATTGGAQALHGAREYGQLVPGMQADLVLVETDSVNMFPVFDPFSALVYSANASNVRTVLAQGKVVVRDKELVGQSLGDIRAELFAAMGPFVTAAEKYRDVL from the coding sequence ATGAGCCGTATTTTAATCGACAATATTACCGTGCTGACGATGGATCAAAACAACACGGTGTATCAAAACGGGTATCTGCTGACCGACGGCGACAAAATTGCGGCGCTGGGCGGCGGGGCCTTTGCGGGTGACAATGACGAATATATCGACGGTGCGGGTGGCATTTTGCTGCCGGGTTTTGTCAACACCCACTGCCATGTTTCAATGATGCCATTTCGCTCACTGGGGGATGACTGCCCCGACCGGCTGCGGCGCTTTCTCTTCCCGTTGGAAAACGAGGCCATGACACCGCGGCTTGTCTATCTCGCGGCGAAATATGGCATTTGTGAGATGCTACTCTCGGGCACTACCACTTTTTTGGACATGTATTATTTTGAGGACGAGGTGGCGCGCGCCTGTGAGGAAATGGGTATCCGCGGCTATCTGGGCGAGACGATCATCGGCCAGCCCACCTGTGTGAGCGAGACACCCTACGGCGGTTTTGACTATCAGCGGGGCTTTCTCGAAAAATACCGAAGCAGCAGCCGGATTCATCCGATCATCGCGCCACATGGCACGACCACCTGCGACGAAGCAGCGCTGAAAAGGGCGCATGCGCTCGCCGTTGAATACGACACGTTGTTCACGCTGCACGCTTCTGAGATGGACTACGAAATGGCGCACTTTGCCGAGCGGGGAAGCACCCCGACCGCGTTTCTCGATAAAATTGGCGCGCTTGATGCGCGCACGTTACTGGCGCACAGCATCCATGCGAATGATAACGACCTTAATCTGATTGTAAAACGCGGCGCGGCGGTGGCGCACTGCATCGCCAGCAACACCAAGGCGGGCAAGGGGATTGCCCCCGTCAAGGGGATGATCGAACGCGGCATTGCGGTGGGGCTTGGCACCGATGGGGCTTCCTCGGGCAACACATTAAGCATGTTTGACCAGATGCGGATGTTTGCAAACTGCCACAAGACCGCCAACCGTGACCGCGGGCTGTTCCCTGCCAAGGATATTGTGCGTCTTGCGACCACTGGGGGCGCTCAGGCGCTGCACGGTGCGCGGGAATATGGGCAGCTTGTCCCCGGGATGCAGGCCGATCTCGTGTTGGTCGAGACCGATTCAGTCAATATGTTTCCGGTGTTCGACCCTTTTTCGGCGCTTGTTTATTCGGCGAATGCCTCTAATGTGCGCACCGTGCTGGCGCAGGGGAAAGTCGTCGTGCGCGACAAGGAATTGGTTGGGCAGAGCCTGGGTGATATCCGCGCCGAGCTGTTTGCGGCGATGGGGCCGTTTGTCACCGCCGCAGAAAAATATCGGGACGTTTTATAA
- a CDS encoding ABC transporter permease, translated as MKRAKGVVWLLLMLPGILFVTIFMLIPLCLLAVTTVSPQSGTFSLEAYIAMFGSEYFRQVFARSLRLSLLSTAVCAVLGFPTAYYIARFSKHKGMLMALAVFPMFTSPVIRSFSWMVILGKKGIINSILVGSGLFAKPQSLLYNEFSMTVGFVQLFLPLMILSLIGVMDSIPDDLSLAACNLGATRLRAFFSVVFPLSISGLVTGSVLVFTGCLTAYTTPQLLGGTDTRVLATVIYQYAMSLGDWVQASVVAVTMIAVTVAVSIVFNAFSKKINPMV; from the coding sequence GTGAAGCGTGCAAAGGGCGTTGTCTGGCTGCTGCTTATGCTGCCCGGCATTTTATTTGTCACCATATTCATGCTGATTCCGCTCTGTCTGCTGGCGGTCACCACCGTCTCTCCACAAAGCGGTACCTTCTCGCTGGAGGCTTACATCGCCATGTTTGGCAGTGAATATTTTCGTCAGGTGTTCGCCCGCAGCCTGCGCCTGAGTCTTTTGAGCACGGCGGTGTGCGCGGTGCTGGGTTTCCCGACAGCTTACTACATAGCGCGCTTTTCAAAGCACAAGGGCATGCTCATGGCGCTGGCGGTGTTCCCGATGTTCACCAGCCCGGTTATCCGGTCTTTTAGCTGGATGGTCATTCTGGGTAAAAAGGGCATCATCAATAGCATTTTGGTGGGCAGTGGGCTTTTTGCCAAGCCGCAGAGCCTTTTGTATAACGAGTTTTCAATGACCGTCGGTTTTGTGCAACTGTTTTTGCCGCTGATGATCCTATCTTTAATCGGCGTGATGGACAGCATCCCCGACGATCTGAGTTTAGCCGCCTGTAATTTGGGCGCGACGCGGTTGCGGGCATTTTTCAGCGTGGTGTTTCCACTGAGTATCTCGGGACTTGTTACCGGTAGCGTTCTGGTGTTCACCGGTTGCCTGACCGCTTATACGACGCCGCAATTGCTCGGCGGAACCGATACAAGGGTGCTTGCCACGGTTATTTATCAATACGCCATGAGCCTTGGCGACTGGGTTCAGGCCTCGGTGGTGGCGGTTACCATGATCGCAGTGACGGTGGCGGTGTCCATTGTCTTCAACGCATTCAGTAAAAAGATCAACCCCATGGTTTAG
- a CDS encoding ABC transporter ATP-binding protein, with protein MSLLELQNITAGYDKNIILKDFNLSVEKGELLSLLGSSGCGKTTTLRLVAGFSEPMSGSFMFDGKDYTRVPLHKRNFGFVFQSYALFPHMTIFDNVAFGLKMRKMDTAAIADAVHNILKTVDLEGFEHRLPRELSGGQRQRVALARALVVKPDLLLFDEPLSNLDAKLRVKMRVEIRKLQQELGFTAIYVTHDQEECFAISDKVAIMNNGVIEQLGAPSEIFNNPKTEFVARFVGFENFFNLTRTGEKNFTAAGVSLAVDQPCMGDSFKGCIRPEDIVVCPAGEKTANAVPGRVVVSTFLGKRNQYNVETPIGELVVSTSQEQAFNIGDAVTLSLVSNKIILI; from the coding sequence GTGTCGCTTTTGGAACTGCAAAACATCACGGCGGGTTACGATAAAAATATTATCCTCAAAGATTTTAACCTCAGTGTGGAAAAGGGCGAGCTGCTAAGCCTCTTGGGCTCAAGCGGCTGTGGCAAAACGACCACGCTGCGCCTTGTCGCAGGCTTTTCGGAGCCTATGAGCGGCAGCTTTATGTTTGATGGCAAGGATTACACCCGGGTACCGCTTCATAAGCGCAACTTTGGCTTTGTGTTTCAGAGCTATGCACTGTTCCCGCACATGACGATATTTGACAACGTCGCGTTCGGCCTTAAAATGCGGAAAATGGATACAGCCGCTATTGCCGACGCAGTACATAACATTTTAAAAACTGTGGATTTAGAAGGGTTTGAGCATCGGCTACCGCGCGAGCTTTCGGGCGGGCAGCGGCAGCGCGTGGCATTGGCCCGCGCACTGGTGGTCAAGCCCGACCTTTTGTTATTCGACGAGCCGCTTTCAAACCTTGACGCCAAGTTGCGCGTCAAAATGCGCGTCGAGATCCGAAAATTACAGCAGGAGCTGGGGTTTACGGCCATCTATGTTACCCATGACCAAGAGGAGTGCTTTGCCATCAGCGACAAGGTCGCCATCATGAACAATGGCGTCATTGAGCAGCTCGGCGCACCCAGCGAGATCTTCAACAACCCCAAAACCGAATTTGTCGCCCGATTTGTGGGCTTTGAAAACTTCTTTAACCTCACGCGTACCGGCGAAAAGAACTTCACGGCGGCCGGTGTGTCGCTGGCGGTCGATCAGCCTTGTATGGGTGATAGCTTTAAGGGCTGCATCCGCCCTGAGGATATTGTCGTCTGTCCCGCCGGGGAAAAGACTGCAAACGCCGTGCCGGGGCGGGTGGTTGTTAGCACCTTTTTGGGCAAGCGCAACCAGTACAACGTCGAGACGCCAATCGGTGAGCTGGTGGTCAGCACCAGCCAGGAACAAGCCTTCAACATCGGCGACGCGGTGACGCTGTCGCTGGTGTCGAATAAAATTATTTTAATCTAG